A genomic segment from Poecilia reticulata strain Guanapo linkage group LG3, Guppy_female_1.0+MT, whole genome shotgun sequence encodes:
- the LOC103462964 gene encoding THAP domain-containing protein 6-like, with product MPHSCAALDCTKRCTVQTRTSGVTFHRFPKETNLRKRWVKAVRRKGFSPNTSTRLCSEHFKKEDFDRTGQTVRLREGVVPSIFSFSTPPKKRRAAKTTKALPKKEKSQEVASAPPPPKQEPPPCPDLDHSYALPPSLGDLKVKLCEALERVESLEREMRNAKDRERRAKNALHVLVEDLKGKNLINEELKQRLDLS from the exons ATGCCTCATTCGTGTGCTGCGTTGGATTGTACAAAGCGCTGTACGGTCCAGACCAGAACCTCGGGCGTCACCTTTCACAG GTTcccaaaagaaacaaacctgaGAAAACGATGGGTGAAAGCCGTCAGGAGGAAGGGCTTCTCTCCCAACACATCTACCAGGCTCTGCAGTGAACACTTTAAAAAGGAGGACTTTGACAGGACGGGACAGACTGTCCGACTCAGAGAGGGAGTTGTTCCTTCaatcttcagtttttctacCCCTCCAAAAAAG CGACGGGCAGCTAAAACAACCAAGGCTTTACCCAAGAAAGAAAAGAGCCAGGAAGTGGCCAGTGCCCCGCCTCCACCAAAACAAGAACCTCCACCCTGTCCTGACTTG GACCACTCCTATGCACTGCCTCCATCGTTGGGTGATCTGAAGGTAAAACTCTGCGAGGCCTTGGAAAGAGTCGAGAGTCTGGAAAGAGAAATGAGGAACGCCAAGGATCGGGAACGGAGAGCAAAGAATGCGTTGCACGTTCTAGTGGAGGATCTGAAGGGGAAGAACCTCATAAACGAAGAACTAAAACAAAGGCTTGACTTATCATGA
- the mfap1 gene encoding microfibrillar-associated protein 1: MSSHEAANMKLPPIQSTAGAVPIRNEKGELTMEKVKVKRYVSGKRPDYAPMESSDEEDEEFKFVKKGVEAEPEVEPQEEDVSDPRLRRLLNRTSEDVEERLARHRQIVEPEVVAESSEDSDEGTWHPEHEDSSEEEEEEEEEVDDEEIERRRAMMRQRAMERKNEEMEVMEVEEEVKSGEESESESEYEEYTDSEDEAEPRLKPVFIRKKDRITVAEREAEELKQRELEAEAKRQAEERRRYTLKIVEEEAKKEFEENRRTLAALEALDTDGENEEEEYESWKVRELKRIKRDREARETMEKEKAEIDRFHNLTEEERRAELRNSGKVVTNKAQKGKYKFLQKYYHRGAFFMNEEEDVYKRDFSAPTLEDHFNKTILPKVMQVKNFGRSGRTKYTHLVDQDTTSFDSAWAQESAQNSKFFKQKAAGVRDVFDRPTVKKRKT, from the exons ATGTCTAGTCACGAAGCCGCCAACATGAAGCTTCCACCGATCCAGTCCACGGCCGGTGCCGTTCCCATCCGGAACGAGAAAG GTGAGCTCACCATGGAGAAGGTGAAGGTGAAGCGCTATGTGTCCGGTAAGCGTCCTGACTACGCCCCCATGGAGTCTTCAGACGAGGAAGACGAGGAGTTCAAGTTTGTGAAGAAGGGGGTGGAGGCGGAGCCGGAGGTGGAGCCACAGGAGGAGGACGTCTCCGACCCGCGTCTCCGGCGTCTGCTCAACCGGACCTCCGAGGATGTGGAGGAGAG GTTAGCGAGGCACAGGCAGATCGTTGAGCCTGAAGTTGTGGCCGAGAGCAGCGAGGACTCGGATGAGGGAACGTGGCATCCTGAGCACGAAGACAGCagcgaggaggaagaggaggaggaggaagaagtggATGATGAG GAAATTGAGCGGCGCCGAGCGATGATGCGCCAGCGAGCGATGGAGCGGAAGAACGAGGAAATGGAGGtgatggaggtggaggaggaggtgaagtCGGGGGAGGAGTCCGAGTCGGAGTCAGAATACGAGGAATACACAGACAGCGAGGACGAGGCGGAGCCGCGACTCAAACCGGTCTTCATCCGCAA GAAGGACAGAATCACGGTGGCGGAGCGCGAAGCCGAGGAGCTGAAGCAGAGGGAGCTGGAGGCCGAGGCCAAGCGGCAGGCGGAGGAGCGCCGCCGCTACACCCTCAAGATCGTCGAGGAGGAGGCCAAGAAGGAGTTCGAGGAGAACCGGCGCACGCTGGCCGCTCTGGAAGCGCTGGACACGGACGGAGAgaacgaggaggaggagtaCGAGTCCTGGAAGGTCCGAGAGCTGAAGCGCATCAAGAGGGACAGAGAGGCACGAGAAAC GATGGAGAAGGAGAAGGCCGAGATCGACCGATTCCACAACCTGACGGAGGAGGAGCGGCGGGCGGAGCTCCGGAACAGCGGCAAGGTCGTCACCAACAAGGCCCAGAAGGGCAAATACAAGTTCCTGCAGAAGTACTACCACCGAGGAGCGTTCTTCATG aatgaggaggaggatgtgTATAAGAGAGATTTCAGCGCTCCTACTCTGGAGGATCACTTCAACAAAACCATCCTACCCAAAGTCATGCAG GTGAAAAACTTTGGCCGGTCGGGTCGCACCAAGTACACCCACCTGGTGGACCAGGACACGACGTCGTTCGACTCGGCCTGGGCTCAGGAAAGCGCTCAGAACAGCAAGTTCTTCAAGCAGAAGGCGGCCGGCGTGAGGGACGTGTTCGATCGGCCCACCgtgaagaagaggaagaccTAA
- the hypk gene encoding huntingtin-interacting protein K, translating to MAAEGDVDLDLEAEENCTGKPVEKPRKHDSGAADLERVTDYAEEKEISSSDLETAMSVIGDRRSREQKAKQEREKELAKVTIKKEDVELIMSEMEISRSMAERSLREHMGNVVEALVTLTN from the exons ATGGCAGCGGAGGGAGACGTTGATTTGGACCTGGAAGCCGAGGAAAACTGCACCGGGAAGCCCGTGGAAAAGCCTCGGAAACATGACAGCGGAGCCGCAGATTTGGAGCGAGTCACGGACTACGCggaggaaaaagaaatctcCAGTTCGGACCTGGAAACG gCGATGTCGGTGATTGGAGACAGAAGATCCAGAGAACAGAAAGCCAAGCAGGAGAG AGAAAAAGAGCTGGCTAAAGTCACCATCAAGAAAGAGGATGTTGAGTTGATT ATGTCGGAGATGGAGATCTCGCGGTCGATGGCGGAGCGCAGCCTGAGGGAACACATGGGGAACGTGGTGGAAGCTCTGGTGACTCTGACCAACTGA